A region from the Rhodamnia argentea isolate NSW1041297 chromosome 7, ASM2092103v1, whole genome shotgun sequence genome encodes:
- the LOC115734906 gene encoding protein indeterminate-domain 16-like, whose product MLGNTNANTSSSAPVVPASSEPANGHGNSSSSNKRKRRPAGTPDPDAEVVSLSPKTLLESDRYVCEICNQGFQRDQNLQMHRRRHKVPWKLLKRENPGGPPGEAARKRVFVCPEPACLHHDPRHALGDLVGIKKHYRRKHSDQKQWVCERCSKGYAVQSDYKAHLKTCGTRGHSCDCGRVFSRVESFIEHQDSCNAGRVRSELQPWQLPCLSRTASSPSQSSDTNFSATPNLPPFILPKPRENPIPLLSPTKDCSSKNGPDNHHHNLELQLSSSSIPAEAASISSKGDEKDSTPLQLSIGSCCDAGEKNESNNATHSMSNMGDRPDRGAATLWMREEAREQLRLAMAEKAYAEEARELARRQIQMAQEEFANAQRIRQQAQSELDKALALREHASKQINSAVLQITCHACKKQFQARAVRDMANEDEKSSLLVFSYTSSVVTGGEVGER is encoded by the exons ATGTTGGGCAACACCAACGCCAACACTTCTAGTTCTGCCCCAGTTGTTCCTGCTTCTTCAGAACCAGCAAATGGACAtggcaacagcagcagcagcaataaGAGGAAAAGACGACCCGCAGGCACTCCAG ATCCGGACGCGGAGGTAGTTTCGCTGTCGCCGAAAACCCTATTGGAGTCGGACCGCTACGTGTGCGAGATCTGCAACCAGGGGTTCCAGAGGGACCAGAACCTCCAGATGCACCGCCGGCGGCACAAGGTGCCGTGGAAGCTGCTCAAGAGGGAGAATCCCGGGGGCCCGCCGGGGGAGGCCGCGAGGAAGCGGGTGTTCGTCTGCCCCGAGCCGGCCTGCCTCCACCACGACCCCCGCCACGCGCTCGGGGACCTCGTCGGCATCAAGAAGCACTACAGGAGGAAGCACAGCGACCAGAAGCAGTGGGTGTGCGAGAGGTGCTCCAAGGGTTACGCCGTGCAGTCTGACTACAAGGCCCATCTCAAGACTTGCGGCACCAGAGGCCATTCCTGCGATTGTGGAAGAGTTTTTTCCAG GGTCGAAAGCTTCATCGAGCACCAAGATTCTTGCAACGCGGGTCGGGTTCGGTCCGAGCTGCAACCGTGGCAGCTGCCTTGTCTCTCGAGAACCGCCTCCAGCCCTAGCCAGTCTAGTGACACCAATTTCAGTGCAACTCCTAATTTGCCACCTTTCATATTGCCAAAGCCAAGGGAAAACCCCATTCCCTTATTGAGCCCTACCAAAGACTGCTCTTCCAAAAATGGTCCGGACAACCACCACCATAATTTGGAGCTTCAGCTCTCGAGCTCATCGATCCCTGCCGAAGCGGCTTCCATTTCCTCCAAGGGAGATGAGAAGGACTCGACCCCATTGCAGCTCTCGATCGGGTCGTGCTGCGATGCCGGGGAGAAGAATGAGTCGAACAATGCGACCCACTCGATGAGCAACATGGGCGATAGACCTGATAGAGGCGCCGCCACTTTATGGATGAGGGAGGAGGCGCGTGAGCAGTTGAGATTGGCAATGGCGGAGAAGGCTTATGCTGAGGAGGCGAGAGAGCTGGCCAGGAGGCAGATTCAAATGGCCCAGGAGGAGTTTGCCAATGCCCAGAGAATTAGGCAACAAGCACAGAGTGAGCTGGACAAGGCCTTGGCACTACGAGAGCATGCATCTAAGCAAATAAATTCCGCTGTCCTTCAGATCACTTGTCATGCTTGCAAGAAGCAGTTTCAAGCAAGGGCTGTAAGGGACATGGCTAATGAGGATGAGAAGTCTTCTCTTCTGGTGTTTAGTTACACGTCATCAGTCGTTACAGGAGGAGAGGTTGGAGAGAGATGA